One region of Pseudomonas sp. B21-040 genomic DNA includes:
- a CDS encoding LysR family transcriptional regulator has translation MDLANLNAFIAIAETGSFSGAGERLHLTQPAISKRIAGLEQQLKVRLFDRLGREVGLTEAGRALLPRAYQILNVLDDTRRALTNLTGEVSGRLTLATSHHIGLHRLPPLLREFTRRYPQVALDIQFLDSEVAYEEILHGRAELAVITLAPEPHTLVKATPVWDDPLDFVVAPEHSLISNGAVNLADIALHPAVFPGGNTFTHHIVQRLFEAQGLTPNIAMSTNYLETIKMMVSIGLAWSVLPRTMLDDQVARIPLPGIQLTRQLGYILHTERTLSNAARAFMALLDAQIDLPGTQG, from the coding sequence ATGGATCTGGCCAACCTCAATGCTTTTATCGCAATTGCCGAGACCGGGAGCTTCTCCGGCGCCGGCGAACGGCTGCACCTGACTCAGCCCGCCATCAGCAAACGCATCGCCGGCCTGGAGCAGCAATTGAAGGTGCGCCTGTTTGACCGTCTGGGCCGCGAAGTCGGCCTGACCGAGGCCGGCCGTGCCCTGCTGCCACGGGCCTACCAGATTCTCAATGTGCTGGACGACACCCGCCGCGCCCTGACCAACCTGACGGGCGAAGTGTCCGGCCGCCTGACCCTGGCCACCAGTCACCACATCGGCTTGCACCGGTTGCCGCCCTTATTAAGGGAGTTCACCCGGCGCTACCCCCAAGTCGCGCTGGATATTCAGTTCCTCGATTCGGAAGTGGCCTACGAAGAAATTCTCCATGGCCGTGCGGAACTGGCAGTAATCACCCTGGCGCCGGAACCGCACACACTGGTCAAGGCGACGCCGGTGTGGGACGACCCGCTGGATTTCGTGGTCGCCCCGGAGCATTCGCTGATCAGCAACGGCGCGGTCAACCTGGCCGACATTGCCCTGCACCCGGCAGTCTTCCCCGGTGGTAATACCTTTACTCATCACATCGTTCAACGGCTGTTCGAGGCGCAAGGCCTGACACCGAATATCGCCATGAGCACCAATTACCTGGAAACGATCAAGATGATGGTCTCGATCGGCCTGGCCTGGAGCGTATTGCCGCGCACAATGCTGGACGATCAGGTTGCGCGAATACCTTTACCGGGCATACAACTGACTCGCCAGCTAGGCTATATCTTGCACACTGAACGGACTCTATCGAATGCTGCAAGGGCTTTTATGGCTTTGCTGGACGCACAAATCGATTTGCCAGGGACTCAAGGCTAA
- the leuC gene encoding 3-isopropylmalate dehydratase large subunit, translating to MAGKTLYDKLWDSHEVKRRDDGSSLIYIDRHIIHEVTSPQAFEGLRLAGRKPWRVDSIIATPDHNVPTTPDRKGGIEAITDQVSRLQVQTLDDYCDEYGITEFKMNDVRQGIVHVIGPEQGATLPGMTVVCGDSHTSTHGAFGALAHGIGTSEVEHVFATQCLVAKKMKNMLVSVEGTLPFGVTAKDIVLAVIGQIGTAGGNGHAIEFAGSAIRDLSVEGRMTICNMSIEAGARVGLVAADEKTVEYVKGRPFAPKGAEWDMAVEAWKDLVSDADAVFDTVVKLDATQIKPQVSWGTSPEMVLAVDQNVPDPAKEMDLVKRGSIERALKYMGLSANQAITDIQLDRVFIGSCTNSRIEDLRAAAVIAKGRKVASTIKQAIVVPGSGLVKAQAEAEGLDKIFLEAGFEWREPGCSMCLAMNPDRLESGEHCASTSNRNFEGRQGAGGRTHLVSPAMAAAAAVNGRFIDVRELI from the coding sequence ATGGCCGGCAAAACGCTTTACGACAAGCTCTGGGATTCCCATGAAGTGAAACGGCGCGACGATGGGTCGTCGCTGATCTACATCGACCGCCACATCATCCATGAAGTGACTTCGCCCCAAGCTTTCGAAGGCCTGCGCCTGGCCGGGCGCAAGCCTTGGCGAGTCGACTCGATCATCGCCACCCCGGACCACAACGTGCCGACCACCCCGGATCGCAAGGGCGGCATCGAAGCGATTACCGATCAGGTCTCGCGTTTGCAGGTTCAGACCCTCGATGACTACTGCGATGAATACGGCATCACCGAATTCAAGATGAATGACGTGCGTCAGGGCATCGTTCATGTGATCGGTCCGGAGCAGGGCGCAACCTTGCCGGGCATGACCGTAGTCTGCGGCGACTCGCACACCTCGACTCACGGTGCGTTTGGCGCTTTGGCGCACGGTATCGGTACTTCCGAGGTTGAACACGTGTTTGCGACGCAGTGCCTGGTCGCCAAGAAAATGAAGAACATGCTGGTCTCGGTCGAGGGCACATTGCCGTTCGGCGTGACCGCCAAGGACATCGTTCTCGCCGTGATCGGCCAGATCGGCACCGCCGGCGGCAACGGCCACGCTATCGAGTTCGCTGGCAGCGCGATTCGCGACCTGTCCGTCGAAGGCCGCATGACCATCTGCAACATGTCCATTGAAGCCGGCGCTCGTGTGGGGCTGGTGGCTGCGGACGAAAAAACCGTGGAATACGTCAAGGGCCGTCCATTCGCCCCGAAAGGCGCGGAATGGGACATGGCCGTCGAAGCCTGGAAAGATTTGGTCTCCGACGCTGACGCCGTATTCGACACCGTGGTCAAGCTCGACGCGACCCAGATCAAGCCACAAGTCAGCTGGGGCACCTCGCCCGAGATGGTCCTGGCGGTTGATCAGAACGTGCCGGACCCAGCGAAGGAAATGGACCTGGTCAAACGCGGTTCCATCGAGCGCGCGTTGAAGTACATGGGGTTGAGCGCCAATCAGGCGATCACCGACATTCAGTTGGATCGCGTATTTATCGGCTCTTGCACCAACTCGCGGATCGAAGACTTGCGTGCTGCTGCGGTGATCGCGAAGGGCCGCAAAGTCGCTTCGACGATCAAGCAGGCCATCGTTGTGCCGGGCTCGGGCCTGGTGAAGGCACAAGCAGAGGCGGAAGGCCTGGACAAGATTTTCCTCGAGGCCGGTTTCGAATGGCGCGAGCCGGGTTGCTCGATGTGCCTGGCGATGAACCCGGACCGTTTGGAGTCCGGCGAGCATTGCGCATCGACTTCCAACCGCAACTTCGAAGGGCGTCAGGGCGCCGGTGGCCGTACGCACCTGGTCAGCCCGGCCATGGCCGCGGCGGCTGCCGTCAACGGCCGTTTCATCGACGTTCGCGAACTGATCTGA
- the leuD gene encoding 3-isopropylmalate dehydratase small subunit — MRAFTQHTGLVAPLDRANVDTDQIIPKQFLKSIKRTGFGPNLFDEWRYLDVGYAYQDNSKRPLNKDFVLNAERYQGASVLLARENFGCGSSREHAPWALEEYGFRSIIAPSYADIFYNNSFKNGLLPIILSDAEVDELFQQVEANPGYQLTVDLQAQTVTRPDGKVYSFELDEFRKHCLVNGLDDIGLTLQDHEAIATFEAKHRASQPWLFRDA, encoded by the coding sequence ATGAGAGCTTTTACCCAACACACCGGTTTGGTCGCGCCATTGGATCGAGCGAACGTCGATACCGACCAGATCATTCCGAAGCAGTTTCTGAAGTCGATCAAGCGCACCGGTTTTGGCCCGAACCTTTTTGATGAGTGGCGCTACCTGGACGTGGGGTATGCCTACCAGGACAACTCCAAGCGCCCGTTGAACAAGGATTTCGTGCTCAACGCCGAGCGTTATCAAGGCGCCAGCGTGTTGCTGGCCCGTGAGAACTTCGGTTGCGGCTCCAGCCGTGAACACGCGCCGTGGGCACTGGAAGAGTACGGTTTCCGCAGCATCATAGCGCCGAGCTACGCCGACATTTTCTACAACAACAGCTTCAAGAACGGCTTGCTGCCGATCATCCTGAGCGACGCTGAAGTGGATGAGCTGTTCCAGCAGGTCGAAGCCAATCCTGGCTATCAGTTGACGGTCGATCTGCAAGCCCAGACGGTGACCCGGCCGGACGGCAAGGTCTACAGCTTCGAACTGGACGAGTTTCGCAAGCATTGCCTGGTCAATGGCCTGGATGACATCGGCCTGACCTTGCAAGACCACGAAGCAATTGCGACGTTTGAGGCCAAGCATCGTGCGAGCCAGCCTTGGTTGTTTCGCGACGCGTAA
- a CDS encoding class I SAM-dependent methyltransferase — translation MTSTAQHSQVVQKQFGEQASAYLSSAVHAQGTEFALLQAELAGQGNARVLDLGCGAGHVSFHVASLVKEVVAYDLSQQMLDVVAAAAVDRGISNISTVNGAAERLPFADGEFDFVFSRYSAHHWSDLGVALREVRRVLKPGGVAAFIDVLSPGSPLFDTYLQSVEVLRDTSHVRDYSAGEWLRQVSEAGLHTRSTTRQRLRLEYTSWVERMRTPEVMRAAIRELQQSMGNEVREYFEIEADGSFSTDVLVLWAER, via the coding sequence ATGACCAGCACCGCCCAACACAGTCAGGTTGTACAAAAGCAATTCGGTGAACAGGCTTCGGCCTACCTGAGCAGCGCCGTACACGCTCAAGGCACTGAGTTCGCGTTGCTACAGGCCGAACTGGCAGGGCAGGGCAATGCCCGGGTGCTGGACCTGGGTTGCGGCGCCGGTCATGTGAGTTTTCACGTGGCGTCGCTGGTCAAGGAAGTGGTCGCCTACGACCTGTCGCAGCAGATGCTCGACGTGGTCGCTGCCGCTGCTGTTGATCGCGGCATCAGCAACATTTCCACGGTCAACGGCGCCGCCGAGCGTCTGCCGTTTGCCGATGGCGAGTTCGATTTCGTGTTCAGCCGTTATTCGGCGCACCACTGGAGCGATCTCGGTGTAGCCCTGCGCGAAGTTCGTCGGGTGCTGAAACCGGGTGGCGTGGCGGCGTTCATTGACGTGTTGTCACCGGGTAGCCCGTTGTTCGACACTTACCTGCAGAGCGTCGAAGTGCTGCGTGACACCAGCCATGTGCGCGATTATTCGGCCGGTGAGTGGTTGCGACAGGTCAGCGAGGCGGGGTTGCACACGCGCAGCACCACGCGTCAGCGGCTGCGCCTGGAGTACACCTCCTGGGTTGAGCGCATGCGTACACCTGAAGTGATGCGCGCGGCGATCCGCGAATTGCAGCAGTCGATGGGCAACGAAGTACGTGAATACTTTGAGATAGAAGCCGATGGCTCGTTCAGTACCGATGTGTTGGTGCTGTGGGCTGAGCGATAA
- the leuB gene encoding 3-isopropylmalate dehydrogenase: MSKQILILPGDGIGPEIMAEAVKVLELASDKFALGFELSHDVIGGAAIDKHGVPLADETLERARAADAVLLGAVGGPKWDTIERDIRPERGLLKIRAQLGLFGNLRPAILYPQLAEASSLKPEIVAGLDILIVRELTGGIYFGAPRGTRTLENGERQSYDTLPYSESEIRRIARVGFDMAMVRGKKLCSVDKANVLASSQLWREIVEEVAKDYPQVELSHMYVDNAAMQLVRAPKQFDVIVTDNMFGDILSDQASMLTGSIGMLPSASLDTNNKGMYEPCHGSAPDIAGKGIANPLATILSVSMMLRYSFNQQSAADAIEKAVSLVLDQGLRTGDIWSAGCTKVGTQEMGDAVVAALRNL, translated from the coding sequence ATGAGCAAGCAGATTCTGATTCTCCCAGGTGACGGTATTGGCCCGGAAATCATGGCCGAAGCGGTCAAGGTGCTGGAATTGGCCAGTGACAAGTTCGCCCTGGGCTTTGAACTGAGCCACGACGTGATCGGCGGCGCGGCCATCGACAAGCACGGCGTGCCTCTGGCCGACGAAACCCTGGAGCGCGCCCGCGCGGCCGACGCGGTACTGCTGGGCGCCGTGGGCGGCCCGAAATGGGACACCATCGAGCGTGACATCCGCCCTGAGCGCGGCCTGCTGAAAATCCGTGCGCAACTGGGCCTGTTCGGCAACCTGCGTCCGGCGATCCTGTACCCGCAACTGGCCGAAGCTTCGAGCCTGAAGCCGGAAATCGTGGCGGGCCTGGACATCCTGATCGTCCGTGAACTGACCGGCGGTATCTACTTTGGCGCACCACGCGGCACCCGCACCCTGGAAAACGGCGAGCGTCAGTCCTACGACACCCTGCCGTACAGCGAAAGCGAAATCCGCCGTATCGCCCGTGTCGGTTTCGACATGGCCATGGTCCGTGGCAAGAAGCTGTGCTCGGTGGACAAGGCCAACGTATTGGCGTCCAGCCAGCTGTGGCGTGAAATCGTCGAGGAAGTGGCTAAGGATTACCCGCAAGTCGAGCTGAGCCACATGTACGTCGACAACGCCGCCATGCAACTGGTGCGCGCACCGAAGCAGTTCGACGTGATCGTCACCGACAACATGTTCGGCGACATCCTGTCCGACCAGGCCTCAATGCTCACCGGTTCCATTGGCATGCTGCCGTCGGCGTCCCTGGATACCAACAACAAGGGCATGTACGAGCCGTGCCACGGTTCGGCGCCGGACATCGCTGGCAAGGGCATCGCCAACCCGTTGGCGACCATTTTGTCGGTGTCGATGATGCTGCGTTACAGCTTCAACCAGCAGTCGGCGGCCGATGCCATCGAGAAAGCCGTGAGCCTGGTGCTGGATCAAGGGCTGCGCACGGGTGACATCTGGTCGGCGGGTTGCACTAAAGTCGGTACGCAGGAAATGGGTGACGCAGTAGTCGCCGCGCTGCGGAATCTGTAA
- the asd gene encoding aspartate-semialdehyde dehydrogenase, with product MKRVGLIGWRGMVGSVLMQRMLEEQDFDLIEPVFFTTSNVGGQGPSVGKDIAPLKDAYSIEELKTLDVILTCQGGDYTSEVFPKLREAGWQGYWIDAASSLRMQDDAVIVLDPVNRKVIDQQLDAGTKNYIGGNCTVSLMLMGLGGLFEAGLVEWMSAMTYQAASGAGAQNMRELIKQMGATHAAVADQLADPASAILDIDRRVAEAMRSDAYPTENFGVPLAGSLIPWIDKELPNGQSREEWKAQAETNKILGRFKSPIPVDGICVRIGAMRCHSQALTIKLNKDVPIADIEGLISQHNPWVKLVPNNRDISMQELSPTKVTGTLNVPVGRLRKLNMGSQFVGAFTVGDQLLWGAAEPLRRMLRILLER from the coding sequence ATGAAACGTGTAGGTCTGATCGGTTGGCGCGGTATGGTCGGTTCCGTGCTCATGCAGCGGATGCTGGAAGAGCAGGATTTCGATCTTATCGAGCCGGTGTTTTTCACCACTTCCAATGTTGGTGGCCAAGGCCCGTCCGTGGGTAAGGATATTGCTCCGCTCAAGGACGCTTACAGCATTGAAGAGCTGAAAACCCTCGACGTGATTCTGACTTGCCAGGGTGGCGACTACACCAGCGAAGTGTTCCCCAAGCTGCGCGAAGCCGGCTGGCAGGGTTACTGGATCGATGCCGCTTCCAGCCTGCGTATGCAGGATGATGCGGTCATCGTGCTGGACCCGGTCAACCGCAAGGTCATTGACCAGCAGCTGGATGCGGGCACCAAGAATTACATCGGCGGCAACTGCACCGTCAGTCTGATGCTGATGGGCCTGGGTGGCCTGTTTGAAGCCGGTCTGGTGGAGTGGATGAGCGCCATGACCTATCAGGCAGCCTCTGGTGCCGGCGCGCAGAACATGCGTGAACTGATCAAGCAAATGGGCGCGACCCACGCCGCTGTCGCCGATCAACTGGCCGACCCTGCCAGCGCGATCCTCGACATCGATCGTCGTGTCGCCGAAGCCATGCGCAGTGACGCGTACCCGACCGAGAACTTCGGCGTACCGCTGGCCGGCAGCCTGATCCCGTGGATCGACAAGGAACTGCCGAACGGCCAGAGCCGTGAAGAGTGGAAGGCGCAGGCCGAGACCAACAAGATCCTTGGTCGTTTCAAGAGCCCGATTCCGGTCGATGGCATCTGCGTGCGCATCGGCGCCATGCGCTGCCACAGCCAGGCGCTGACCATCAAACTGAACAAAGACGTGCCGATCGCCGACATCGAAGGGCTGATCAGCCAGCACAACCCTTGGGTGAAACTGGTGCCGAACAACCGCGACATCAGCATGCAGGAGCTGAGCCCTACCAAGGTCACTGGCACCCTGAACGTGCCGGTTGGCCGTCTGCGCAAGCTGAACATGGGTTCGCAATTCGTCGGTGCCTTCACCGTCGGCGACCAACTGCTGTGGGGCGCGGCCGAACCGCTGCGTCGCATGCTGCGGATTCTGCTCGAGCGTTGA
- a CDS encoding aspartate-semialdehyde dehydrogenase, whose product MTQSFDIAVIGATGTVGETLVQILEERDFPVGNLHLLASSESAGHSVPFRGKNVRVREVDEFDFSKVQLVFFAAGPAVTLSFASRASAAGCSLIDLSGALPADQAPQVVPEANAEVLATLKKPFQVSSPSPSATTLAVVLAPLLDVIDLQRVNVTASLAVSAQGREAVTELARQTAELLNVRPLEPTFFDRQMAFNVLAQVGKPDEQGHTLLEKRLVRELRQVMALPLLKISATCIQAPVFFGDSFSVTLHSASAVDLTKVNAALEDAPGIELVEAGDYPTAVGDAVGQDVVYVGRVRSGVDDLSELNLWLTSDNVRKGAALNAVQVAELLIKDQL is encoded by the coding sequence ATGACCCAGTCCTTTGATATCGCTGTGATCGGCGCCACCGGTACTGTCGGCGAAACGCTGGTGCAGATTCTTGAAGAGCGCGATTTTCCGGTCGGCAACCTGCACTTGCTGGCCAGCAGCGAATCCGCCGGGCACTCGGTGCCTTTTCGCGGCAAGAACGTGCGGGTGCGGGAAGTCGACGAATTCGATTTCAGCAAAGTCCAATTGGTGTTCTTCGCGGCCGGGCCGGCGGTGACGCTCAGCTTCGCCTCTCGCGCTAGCGCTGCCGGTTGCTCGTTGATCGACCTGTCCGGTGCGTTGCCGGCCGATCAAGCGCCGCAAGTGGTGCCGGAAGCCAATGCCGAGGTATTGGCCACCCTGAAAAAGCCATTCCAGGTCAGCAGCCCAAGCCCTTCGGCCACCACACTGGCCGTGGTGCTGGCGCCATTGCTCGACGTGATCGACCTGCAGCGGGTCAATGTGACCGCCAGCCTGGCGGTCTCCGCTCAAGGCCGCGAAGCGGTAACAGAGCTGGCCCGGCAAACCGCCGAGTTGCTCAACGTGCGTCCGCTGGAGCCGACATTCTTTGATCGGCAGATGGCCTTCAACGTGTTGGCCCAGGTCGGCAAGCCTGATGAGCAGGGCCATACGCTGCTGGAAAAACGCCTGGTGCGCGAGTTGCGTCAGGTCATGGCGCTGCCTTTATTAAAGATTTCCGCCACTTGCATTCAAGCCCCGGTGTTTTTTGGCGATAGCTTTAGCGTGACCTTGCATTCCGCGAGCGCTGTCGACCTGACGAAAGTCAACGCAGCCCTTGAAGATGCACCGGGAATCGAGTTGGTAGAGGCGGGCGATTATCCGACTGCCGTGGGCGATGCGGTGGGGCAGGACGTGGTTTATGTCGGTCGGGTTCGCAGTGGAGTCGACGACCTGTCGGAACTTAATTTGTGGCTGACGTCAGATAACGTACGCAAAGGCGCTGCGCTCAATGCTGTGCAGGTGGCTGAATTGTTGATAAAAGACCAGCTGTAA
- a CDS encoding FimV/HubP family polar landmark protein, giving the protein MVQVRKLVLAIAAASALSSGMAHALGLGELTLKSTLNQPLVAEIELLDIKDLTAAEVVPSLASPEDFAKAGVDRQAFLNDLTFTPVLNASGKSILRVTSSKPLSEPMVKFLVQVMWPNGRLLRDYSVLLDPSKFSPQTAEAAAQPAPTPSVTAPVTGATAAAQHTTTAHDTLWEIAAKARNGGSVQQTMLAIQALNPDAFIDGNINRLKTGQVLRMPEQAQATSLPQPKAIAEVAAQNKAWRQGRRYVAKPGAGQQQLDATKRGSADTGNAHSTKDKLSLVSAESGKAGAKGAAGDAKNLSNKLAITQESLDTTRRDNAELKSRMTDLQSQLDKLQKLIELKNNQLAKMQAVGAAGAPAATAPAMSAELAANPATAPAEVAPAPEAAAAPAPAPAETPIEPAPAVSDDQKFNELLTNPILLGLIGGGAVVLALLLLLLARRRKAQQEAEKHLRMARALSEEQDLSYGNDLPESSFEGLEVPPPSVKLATAPTPAPAPAPAPVPKAEPAPVVAPVVMTTPIAAPLVSPAAERDDDVLSKAQSHITAGRLNQAAALLEDGIKQEPQRSDLRLKLMEVYGQQGDRDAFVGQERQLVANGDNFAQVEKLKARFPAMALVAAGGLAAAAIAAELDAQYVKDLLLDEPQAPAAADDDFDSAFDLSLDDLEGTSPAVVTPEEDTSTELEEFPLDDDLSFESVLQQQTEIKENLDDLADFDLDMDLGADPSPAILAEDDFLLDLSLDEGLKDLPVVPEVPQDDLELPADFDLSLADEMDAAPAPTPTVAGLDELPDAFEAELDDVNAELDRLSQSIGEPSFTAEDAMASAGDEPDFDFLSGTDEVATKLDLAQAYIDMGDNDGARDILNEVVTEGDAGQKSEAREMLSRLA; this is encoded by the coding sequence ATGGTTCAAGTTCGCAAACTGGTGTTAGCAATTGCGGCCGCCTCGGCGCTGTCCTCTGGTATGGCGCATGCCCTCGGGCTCGGGGAATTGACCCTGAAGTCGACGCTGAACCAACCCTTGGTGGCGGAAATCGAGTTGCTCGACATCAAGGACCTGACGGCGGCCGAAGTGGTGCCGAGCCTGGCCTCGCCTGAAGATTTCGCCAAGGCCGGTGTCGACCGTCAGGCATTTCTCAATGACTTGACCTTCACGCCGGTGCTCAACGCCAGCGGCAAAAGCATCCTGCGTGTGACCTCCAGCAAACCACTGTCCGAACCCATGGTGAAATTCCTGGTTCAGGTGATGTGGCCGAACGGTCGCCTGCTGCGCGATTACAGCGTGTTGCTCGATCCGTCCAAATTCTCGCCGCAGACCGCCGAAGCGGCTGCGCAGCCAGCGCCGACTCCATCAGTCACCGCGCCAGTGACCGGAGCCACTGCGGCGGCTCAGCACACCACCACTGCGCACGATACTCTGTGGGAGATCGCTGCGAAGGCGCGCAATGGCGGCTCGGTCCAGCAAACCATGCTGGCCATCCAGGCGCTGAATCCGGATGCCTTTATCGATGGCAACATCAACCGATTGAAAACCGGTCAAGTGCTGCGCATGCCCGAGCAGGCTCAAGCTACCAGCCTGCCGCAGCCAAAGGCGATTGCCGAAGTGGCCGCGCAGAACAAGGCGTGGCGCCAGGGGCGTCGCTATGTGGCCAAGCCCGGAGCGGGGCAGCAGCAACTCGATGCCACCAAGCGTGGTAGCGCTGACACCGGCAACGCACACTCCACCAAGGACAAGTTGAGCCTGGTCTCGGCCGAATCCGGCAAGGCGGGTGCCAAAGGTGCTGCGGGCGATGCCAAGAATCTGAGCAACAAACTGGCGATTACTCAGGAAAGCCTCGACACGACCCGTCGTGACAATGCCGAACTGAAAAGCCGCATGACCGATCTGCAAAGTCAGCTGGACAAGCTGCAAAAACTGATCGAGCTGAAGAACAATCAACTGGCCAAGATGCAGGCCGTTGGCGCCGCGGGTGCACCTGCGGCGACCGCTCCGGCCATGTCTGCCGAGCTGGCCGCCAACCCTGCGACGGCACCTGCTGAAGTCGCCCCGGCGCCAGAAGCCGCTGCCGCTCCTGCACCAGCACCTGCTGAAACGCCAATCGAGCCTGCACCGGCCGTCTCGGACGATCAGAAATTCAACGAACTGCTGACCAATCCGATCCTGCTGGGTCTGATCGGCGGTGGTGCGGTGGTGCTTGCGCTCTTGCTGTTGTTGCTGGCGCGTCGTCGCAAAGCTCAGCAAGAAGCCGAGAAGCATCTGCGCATGGCCCGTGCATTGTCCGAAGAACAGGACCTGTCCTATGGCAACGACCTGCCGGAAAGCAGCTTTGAAGGCCTGGAAGTTCCACCGCCCAGCGTAAAACTCGCCACGGCGCCGACGCCTGCTCCTGCTCCTGCTCCTGCTCCTGTTCCTAAAGCAGAGCCTGCTCCAGTGGTTGCGCCCGTTGTGATGACGACACCGATCGCAGCACCCCTGGTGTCGCCTGCCGCCGAGCGTGATGACGATGTGCTGAGCAAAGCGCAGTCGCACATCACGGCCGGTCGTCTGAACCAGGCTGCTGCGTTGCTGGAAGACGGCATCAAGCAAGAGCCACAACGCAGTGATCTGCGTCTGAAGCTGATGGAAGTGTATGGCCAGCAAGGCGACCGCGATGCGTTCGTGGGTCAGGAGCGTCAACTGGTCGCCAACGGCGACAACTTCGCTCAGGTCGAAAAGCTCAAGGCTCGTTTCCCGGCCATGGCCCTGGTTGCCGCAGGTGGCCTGGCTGCCGCGGCTATCGCTGCGGAACTGGATGCGCAATACGTCAAGGACCTGCTGCTGGACGAGCCGCAAGCCCCGGCGGCTGCCGATGACGACTTCGACAGCGCTTTCGATTTGAGCCTGGACGATCTGGAGGGAACCTCCCCGGCGGTGGTTACGCCAGAAGAAGACACGTCGACCGAGCTGGAAGAGTTCCCGCTGGATGACGACTTGAGCTTTGAATCGGTGTTGCAGCAGCAAACCGAAATCAAGGAGAACCTCGACGACCTCGCGGACTTCGATCTGGACATGGACCTGGGGGCGGATCCGTCGCCGGCGATCCTCGCTGAAGACGACTTCCTGCTGGATCTGAGCCTGGACGAAGGCCTGAAGGATCTGCCGGTTGTACCTGAAGTGCCGCAGGATGACCTGGAATTGCCTGCCGACTTCGACCTGTCGCTGGCTGATGAAATGGACGCGGCTCCGGCACCGACTCCGACCGTGGCAGGCCTTGACGAACTTCCGGACGCCTTCGAGGCTGAGCTGGATGACGTCAACGCCGAGCTGGATCGTCTGTCCCAGAGCATTGGCGAACCGAGCTTTACCGCAGAGGACGCGATGGCCTCTGCAGGCGACGAGCCGGACTTCGACTTCCTCTCCGGTACGGATGAGGTCGCTACCAAGCTCGATCTGGCTCAGGCCTACATCGACATGGGTGACAATGACGGCGCACGGGACATCCTCAATGAGGTGGTGACCGAGGGTGATGCCGGGCAGAAGAGCGAAGCCAGGGAAATGCTTTCGCGTCTGGCTTGA
- the truA gene encoding tRNA pseudouridine(38-40) synthase TruA, which yields MAADGFFRVALGVEYKGSRYRGWQRQASGVLTVQETLENALSKVADSPVSLLCAGRTDAGVHACGQVVHFDTQVERSMKAWVMGANINLPHDVSVSWAKVMPAHFHARFKAIARRYRYVIYNDQIRPAHLNDEITWNHRPLDVERMAEAAQYLLGTHDFSAFRAGQCQAKSPIKELHHLRVTRHGKMIVLDIRASAFLHHMVRNIAGVLMTIGAGERPVEWMKEVLESRIRRSGGVTAHPFGLYLVQVEYRDEFQLPERYIGPHFLTGFTELDG from the coding sequence ATGGCGGCCGACGGCTTTTTCCGCGTCGCACTGGGCGTTGAATACAAAGGTTCGCGTTATCGCGGCTGGCAGCGCCAGGCCAGCGGCGTGCTCACGGTTCAGGAAACCCTTGAGAACGCCTTGTCCAAAGTCGCCGACTCACCGGTGTCGCTGCTCTGCGCCGGGCGTACGGACGCTGGCGTACATGCGTGTGGTCAGGTGGTGCATTTCGATACGCAGGTCGAGCGTTCGATGAAAGCCTGGGTGATGGGCGCCAATATCAATTTGCCCCACGATGTCAGCGTCAGTTGGGCCAAGGTCATGCCGGCGCATTTTCATGCGCGATTCAAGGCTATCGCCCGACGTTATCGTTATGTGATCTACAACGATCAGATCCGTCCGGCACATTTGAACGACGAGATCACCTGGAACCACCGCCCGCTAGACGTCGAGCGCATGGCCGAGGCGGCGCAGTATCTGTTGGGTACCCACGATTTCAGTGCGTTCCGTGCAGGTCAGTGCCAAGCCAAATCGCCGATCAAGGAACTGCATCACCTGCGGGTCACGCGTCACGGCAAGATGATTGTGCTGGACATCCGCGCCAGTGCATTTCTGCATCATATGGTGCGCAACATTGCTGGCGTGCTGATGACCATCGGCGCCGGCGAGCGTCCGGTGGAGTGGATGAAGGAAGTGCTGGAAAGCCGCATTCGCCGTTCCGGCGGGGTCACGGCGCATCCGTTCGGCCTGTATCTGGTGCAGGTCGAGTACCGCGATGAGTTTCAATTGCCCGAGCGTTACATCGGCCCACACTTCCTGACCGGTTTCACGGAACTTGACGGCTGA